In Bacillota bacterium, a single genomic region encodes these proteins:
- a CDS encoding metal-dependent hydrolase: protein MAQLALHGWMGSWLAARRYPGARPPGSPEAAYKTAVVWGSLAPDADLALELPLYPFHPRLAASLHRSWSHSWLLQPLWALGLERLAARREAGPPPAAVRRQRYGGLLAGMGLHSATDVAVWFSPVALFWPLGRLGVPDRVDLWEPVRGRLPERLGNLLGALEHGSWAAWLAWLARRAEPGRARRQAVLAAGLSLAGFAATALLARRMPRQRFDVINYGLVMPALLPWQLGALRGLRRVLESL, encoded by the coding sequence GTGGCGCAACTGGCCCTGCACGGCTGGATGGGGAGCTGGCTGGCGGCCCGCCGCTATCCGGGCGCGCGGCCGCCGGGGAGCCCGGAGGCGGCCTACAAGACGGCAGTGGTCTGGGGCAGCTTGGCGCCCGACGCCGACCTGGCCCTGGAGCTGCCGCTCTACCCCTTCCACCCGCGGCTGGCCGCCTCGCTTCACCGGAGCTGGAGCCACTCCTGGCTCCTCCAGCCGCTCTGGGCGCTCGGGCTGGAGCGGCTGGCGGCGCGCCGCGAGGCGGGCCCGCCGCCGGCCGCGGTCCGCCGGCAGCGCTACGGGGGGCTGCTGGCCGGGATGGGGCTGCACAGCGCGACCGACGTGGCCGTCTGGTTCTCGCCGGTGGCGCTCTTCTGGCCGCTGGGGCGGCTGGGCGTCCCCGACCGGGTCGACCTCTGGGAGCCGGTGCGAGGGAGGCTGCCCGAGCGGCTGGGCAACCTGCTGGGAGCGCTGGAGCACGGCAGCTGGGCCGCCTGGCTCGCCTGGCTGGCGAGGCGCGCCGAGCCCGGCCGGGCCCGGCGCCAGGCCGTGCTGGCGGCCGGCCTCTCGCTGGCGGGCTTCGCCGCCACCGCGCTGCTGGCGCGGCGGATGCCGCGCCAGCGCTTCGACGTGATCAACTACGGCCTCGTCATGCCCGCGCTCCTGCCCTGGCAGCTCGGCGCCCTGCGCGGCCTGCGCCGCGTGCTGGAGTCGCTCTGA